In the Mesorhizobium sp. WSM2240 genome, GACATCCTCTTCAACAATGCCGGCATTGCCGGTCCGACGGCTGCGATCGAGGACGTCTCGCCCGAGGACTGGGCGCGAACGGTCGATGTCAATCTCACCGCCCAGTTCTTGTTCATTCGCGGTGTGATGGCCGGGATGAAGACACAGCGGTCGGGGGTGATCCTCAACATGTCCTCGGCGGCAGGACGATTGGGCATGCCGATGAGGACGCCTTACGCGGCAGCCAAGTGGGCCGTGATCGGCCTTACCCAATCGCTCGCGATGGAGGTCGGCCAGTTCGGCATCCGCGTGAACGCAATCCTTCCCGGCTCAGTCCGTGGGCCGCGCATGGAGCGAGTGATGTCCGCCCGAGCAGAACTTACCGGACGCCCGCTCGCCGAAATCGAGGCCGAGGAAGTGGCGACGATATCACTGGGTCGAATGATCGAACCTGAGGAAATTGCGGATCTGGCGGTTTTCGTCGCGTCCGATGCAGGCAGATCAATCTCGGGGCAGTCATTGGGTGTGTGCGGTAACACCGAGATACTCAGGTAGAAAAATTGGGGAACTTCAACACAGGGAGAAGTGAAATGAACGTGCTTACAAGACTGCTGATTGCCGGCGTACTTGCCGGTGGTGCTCTAGGAACTTCGGCGGCCGCCGAAGATACGATCAAAGTTGGAGTGGTCCAGCCACAGGCAGGCGAGTGCGCTCAATGGGGCGTTCCGATTACTCGCGGTGTTCAGATTTGGGCAGAAGAATTCAACGCGAACGGCGGTATCGCCGACGCAACGGGCAAGAAGCATAAGATCGAGGTAACTGGCTACGACAACAATTGCTACACAGCCGGTGATGAGCTGAACGCTTTCCGCCGTGCAATTCTCGATGACAAGGTGAAATTCATTCTCCAGACCTTTACACCTGCCTCACGCCAGGCCGTCGCCGAGATCACCACCGAAAACAAGGTTCTGACAACAAGCTATGGTGCCGGCTATCTCGGCCCGAAGTACCCGTTCCTCATCGGTTCGGTCACCGGCTCACCGGCGTCATACATGTTTCTTGTCAGCCATCTCCTGGAGAGCCGGCCGGAGATCAAGCGTGTCGCAATCGTAACGGCCGACCACTCTTTCGGCCAGGCGGCGCTTGCCTATTACAAGGCAGGCCTCGCTCCCTACCTGGATCGCGTCGAGATCGTTTACTCGCAGCCCTACGATCCGGCATCAACGTCGGACATGCTCGGCCTGGCCACGCCGGTAATTGCATCCAATCCCGACCTTATCGTCGAGCTGGGCTTCACACCTGGACAGCAGGCCCTGTTCGTCGAATCGACGGAGCAGTTGGGCTACAAGGGTCTCTACGGCAGCGAAGGCTGGACCATGGGCCTGGTAACGGAACGTGTCCCGGCTGCAGAAGTAGCTGGCCGGATCTTCAGCGCTTATGTCGTCGATGCTTCCGAGCCGAACTTCAGCCCGCGCGTGTCGGCGTTCTATAAGACCTACGTCGAGAAGTTCGACGAGAAGGAATGGTCGGCGCTCGCGTCGGTCGCCTACGCAGCGATGACAACCATCGAGGCGGGGATACAGAAGTCCTCAGATCCCACCGGCGCAGGCGTGCGCGACGCGCTCTTCGCAAGCGATACCGTGGATCAGCCGCTTTTCGGACCTTCGCGCTGGGGTGGATCGGAAATCTTCGGTGCCAACAACTGGCTGATGACTCCACTCCCGGTCTACGTGACGGACGACAAGGGTGGTGTAAAGGTTACCGCCGTCGTTGATGTGGCTGCCTGGTGGAACGCTCACAAAGACGCAGCACTGCCAGCACTCTCTGAAGGCGGTCAAGTCTCGGCAAAGTGAGGCTTATCGGCATAGGTGGCCGCGGACGTGCCGCGGCTACTCCGACCTCTCTCAGGTGATTGACCCGATGCAAATCTTACTGAATTGCCTATCGCTCACGTCCTTTTACCTTTGCTTCGCCCTCGGTCTGGCATTGGTTTTCGGCGTGATGCGGATCATTAATTTCGCCCATGGCGAATTCTTCATGATCGGCGCATACGCAACATATCTCTGTATTTCGACTCTCTCACCCCAGCTGGGTGGTCCAGTCGCATGGGCCATCGGTGCAATCGTGGCGGCGGCGGTGACCGGGCTGCTCGGCCTGGTGCTACACAGAATTATGGTCGTGCCACTCGGCGACAAGCCTTTGGCGATTTTCATATCAACGCTTGCGTTGTCGTATGTCATTCAGACGATTGTCTTTCAAATCTTTGGGCCCGTTGGTCTTTCGATCGCCCCGCCGATGCGAGGCGTCGTGAACTTCGGCGGCGCCATTCTTCCGGCATCGAGACTCGTCGTCATTGGGGTGGCCGCTGTGCTAGCAGCCGGTCTGTGGGTATTTCTTATGAGGTCCGAGGCAGGCCGGCGCATTCGCGCTGTGGCTCAAAATCCGCGTGGCGCCCTCTTGCAAGGTATCCGAACCGAGAAGGTGGGCCGACTTACGCTCATCCTCGGATCGTCGATCGCGGGCATATGCGGTGCGGCCATGGGTCCCATCAGCCAGATCTCTCCCTTCATGGGCGCGGGTGCGCTATGGAAGGCGTTCATCATCATCATCGTTGGCGGTATTGGCAACATCTGGGGCGCGGTTGCTGCCGCTGCTATTTTCGGTGTCCTCGATACCCTCATGTCTCAGTTCGGTGCCGGACGTTTTCTCGCTCTCACAAGCGCGGCCGTCATGCTGTTCGTCCTGAGTGTTAAGCCATCTGGCCTGTTCGGGGAGAAGGAATAATGAGTGCGTTCCGACGCGATTTAATGACCGTGTGCGCACTGGGCGCCGCGCTTGTCGTCGGCGGCTTCGTCGGCAGTAACTATATGCTTGGTGTATTCGTGCTTTTCGGCATGACTTCCATCCTGGTTCTGTCGTATCGCACCATCACGACAATGGGAGGTTGGTCGTTCGCTCATATCGCCATCATGGGGATCGGCGGCTACTCCGTTGCAATCCTTTCGAAGCCGCCATTCGACCTGCCGGTGCTGGTGGCAATAGTCGCAGGAGGATTGTTCGCGGCGTTATTTGCAGCGCTGCTGTCCTACCCCGTGCTTCAGACCCGCCAATATTACTTCTTCCTGTCGACCTTTGCGGCGGGAGAGGCGCTGCGCCAATGCTTCATTCAGTTCCGGGAAATCACTGGCGGCACATCGGGCATCGCCTTTATCGAGCGGCCTGAAATCCTGCCTAATCCGTCGTCGACGCTGGAGTTCCTATGCTTGGTGGCCGCTGTGCTGGTCTTGTTGGGCATCTTCTACGCGTCACTGGATGCCTCCGACGCCGGTTTGAAGATCAAGGCTGTCGGCGAGGACGAGGCACTATCGTCGTCGATCGGGATCGATGCCTGGGCGTTGCGCGCCTTGGCGTTCATACTTGGCTCATTCGGCGCCGGAATAGCGGGAGGTTTGTTCGCCACTTACAACGGCATCGTCTCGCCATCGGACATAAATGCGATGCTGATGTTCAAGGTCGTCGCGGCCTGTGTGATCGGTGGCACGACCCGCTTTTCCGGTCCAATTCTCGGACTGCTGTTTCTTACGCTGATCGAAGAAATCTTCAGATTTGTCCCTGAATTCGTCCCGATGATCTGGGGCGTATTTGTCATCATCGCAATACTCTTCGGACAATGGGCGCGTGGCCGCCTCATGGTCTGGAGGATTAAAAATGCTTGAGATCAATAATTTAAGCAAGATCTTCGGCAGCTTGAAAGCGGTAGATGGAGTGTCGCTCAAGCTCGGACGGGGCGAAATCCGCGGCCTTATCGGGCCGAATGGTTCGGGCAAATCGACGACGATGAATCTAATAAGCGGAAGCTTGAAACCTTCTGCCGGTGACGTCAGCCTGGACGGTGTTCGCGTCGAAGGTTTCCCCTCGCATCGTGTTGCCAGGCTGGGCCTGGTTCGAACATTTCAGCTTACGAGGGTCTACACTTCAGGAACCCTGCTTGAAGCCGTAGCGCTCGGCGTCCGAGCTGCGCAGGGGTCAGCGTGGAACCCTAAGAGATGGATACCGACCGGAGAGACCGCGAAGATCAATATTGCTGCGTTCGAGGCACTGGAGCGGATGGGGCTTGCATCACGCGCCAATGAACCTGCTGGAAACCTTCCAGGTGGTTTGAGGCGCGTACTAAGCATCGCAACCGCGCTGGCGGCCCGCCCTCGAATACTGCTCCTGGACGAACCGTTGGCAGGGCTGCATGCAACCGAAAAGGCAGAAGTCTCGACACGGGTTGAACAACTGCGAGCAGATGGAATCTCGATTTTGCTCGTCGAGCACGACATGAAATCGGTGATGCGTCTGTGTGACAGGATCACCGTTTTGAATTTTGGCCGCGTCATTGCGGAAGGAAAGCCTGAGGAAATCGGACGTCATCCTGAAGTGATCAAGGCGTATCTTGGTCAGAAGAGGAATAGTGATGCTTGAGGCGAAAGATCTCGTACTCGAATATGGCGGCGTCCGCGCGCTCAATGGGATGAGCTTTACGGCCAGCACTGGGGAAGTGACTGCAGTTGTCGGCAGCAACGGCGCGGGAAAGACGACCCTGATGAATGCTATCTGCGGTCTCGTTAAACTTGCTTCCGGCGAGATCCGGTTGGACGGTGCAAGGCTCAATGGGCTCGCCCCGGATGAGATCGTGCGAAAAGGCGTCTCGCTAGTGCCCGAGGGACGCGAGCTTTTTCCGAAACTGTCGGTCCTGGAGAACCTGTTGCTTGGCGCGACCGTTCGGCCTGATCCCGCAATGCGGCGCAAGACGCTGGAGCGGATTTTTGAACTCTTTCCTGTGCTCGCCAACCGTCAAAAACAACAAGCCGGTAGAATGAGCGGCGGTGAACAGCAGATGCTGGCTTTCGGCCGCGCCCTGATGGCCCAGCCGAAAATGCTTCTGCTTGATGAGCCGTCTATTGGACTCGCCCCTAAGGTCGAAGAGCAGCTCATCTCGGCCATCAGCGACTATTCGCGCGAAAACGGGATCGGTGTGTTGATCGTCGAACAGAACGCCATGCTTGTGCTTGAGTATGCACAACATGCCTATGTCGTTGAGCAGGGGCGCGTTGCATTGTGCGGGCCAGCAGCAGAGATAAGGGACGACCCTGCAGTCATAGCATCCTATCTAGGCTAGCTCTCCCGAGATGCAGGATTTGTTTCGATGCCGCTATGCGCACTCATCGCGGCCCAACTAGCCTCTCTTCCTCTTAACGGGTTGGCGCATCAGGGCGCTCCGGCGTTGCCGGGACGCGGGTTGATCTGTTCGGTTGAACACCGAGAAGGCACCTGGTCGCACTAAGGCTAAATCTGTTGTGCTCGGCGCCTGCTATCGCATCGGTCTGGCATCTGCCCCCCGGCCGCCAAAATGTTTGATTCAAGGAACTCGTCGATGATCGACTCACCCTTATTTCAGCCCGGCGCAGACCAGATTCACACGTGCGCAATCACGAGATTTCGCGAATTCTGCGCGTGCACCTACAAGGCCGATCTACCCGACCATGATGCCTTTCAACAATGGTCAATCGATGAACGCGGGACTTTCTGGTCTGCCGTCTGGGATTATTGTGGCGTGATTGGACAGCCCGGGCCGCGCGATCTCATCAACGGCGACGTCATGCTCGACGCTCGCTTCTTTCCCGACGCCAGCCTAAACTTCGCTGAAAACCTCCTGATCAAGCATGGTCCCGAGGATGCGCTGATCTTCCGCGGCGAGGACAAGGTCAGTTACCGCTGGAGCTGGGATCAGCTCCATTCCACCGTCTCAAAGCTGCAGCAGGCATTCCGCGCGATGGGGCTGGGCAGGGGCGACCGCATATCGGCGATGATGCCGAACATACCGGAGACCATTGCCTGCATGCTGGCCGCCGCATCGATCGGCACCATCTGGTCGTCCTGCTCGCCTGATTTCGGCGAACAGGGCGTGCTTGACCGCTTCGGCCAGATCGAGCCCAAGCTTTTCATCACCTGCGACGCTTATTGGTACAATGGCAAGCTGCAGGACGTCTCCGACGAGGTCCGGAACGTCGCACCCAAGCTCGGCTGCGCCGTCATGGTAGTGGGTTACGCCGGCGACGCCGAAGCGCTGGCCGCATCGCTCGCCGATGGCCGCACCATGGATGCCGCGACCATCCCCTTCACCGCGAGGCCCGTGGAATACGAGCAACTGCCGTTCGGCCACCCACTCTATATCCTCTTCTCCTCCGGCACGACCGGTGTCCCGAAATGCATCGTCCATTCAGCCGGCGGCACGCTGTTGCAGCATCTGAAGGAGCACCGCTTCCATTCCGGTGTCGGCGATGGCGACAAGCTGTTCTACTTCACCACCGCCGGCTGGATGATGTGGAACTGGTTGGCCTCGGGGCTGGCGAGCGGCGCAACACTTTGCCTGTTCGACGGCTCGCCGTTCGCGCCCACGGGCAACGTGCTGTGGGACTATGCAGCGGAAGAGAAATTCGCCGTCTTCGGCACCTCCGCCAAATATATCGATGCCATCCGCAAAGGCGGCATCGAACCCTTAAAGACACATGACCTCTCCGAGCTTCACCACATCACCTCCACCGGCTCGCCGCTTTCGCAGGAAGGTTTTTCATTCGTTTATGAAGGCATCAAGCCGGACGTCCAGTTCGCCTCGATTTCCGGCGGCACCGACATCCTCTCCTGCTTCGTGCTCGGCAATCCGGTTAAACCGGTATGGCGCGGTGAGATTCAGGGCCCAGGACTCGGCCTGGCGGTCGATGTCTGGGACGACGAGGGCAAGCCGGTGCGTCGGGAGAGGGGCGAGCTGGTCTGCACCCGCGCCTTCCCCTCGATGCCGGTGGGCTTCTGGAACGACAAGGAAGGCGCGAAATACCGCGCGGCGTATTTCGAGCGTTTCGACAATGTCTGGTGGCAGGGCGATTTCGCCGAATGGACCGAACATGACGGCCTGATCATCCACGGCCGCTCGGATGCCACACTCAATCCCGGAGGCGTCCGTATCGGCACCGCAGAGATCTACAACCAGGTCGAACAGCTCGATGAAGTCGCGGAAGCCATCTGCATCGGCCAAGACTGGGAGGACGATGTCCGGGTGATCCTCTTTGTCCGCCTCGCACCCGGGCTAGAGTTGGACGCCAATCTCGAAAAGAAGATTAAGACGAAGATCCGCACCGGCGCCTCGCCGCGGCATGTGCCGGCCAAGATCATAGAGGTCGCCGACATCCCGCGCACCAAGTCTGGCAAGATCGTCGAACTCGCCGTCCGCGAGGTCGTGCATGGCAGACCGGTGAAGAACAAGGAAGCGCTCGCCAATCCGGAAGCGCTGGAGCTCTTTGCGATCGCGAAAGCACTTCTCGCCCAGTAGACCATTATACTGTAATACTACTCACTTCGATAAGTCCTGCAGCCGAAGAACATCAGCAAAGCTTTCTTTGGCAGGAATACGC is a window encoding:
- a CDS encoding ABC transporter ATP-binding protein codes for the protein MLEAKDLVLEYGGVRALNGMSFTASTGEVTAVVGSNGAGKTTLMNAICGLVKLASGEIRLDGARLNGLAPDEIVRKGVSLVPEGRELFPKLSVLENLLLGATVRPDPAMRRKTLERIFELFPVLANRQKQQAGRMSGGEQQMLAFGRALMAQPKMLLLDEPSIGLAPKVEEQLISAISDYSRENGIGVLIVEQNAMLVLEYAQHAYVVEQGRVALCGPAAEIRDDPAVIASYLG
- a CDS encoding acetoacetate--CoA ligase; this translates as MIDSPLFQPGADQIHTCAITRFREFCACTYKADLPDHDAFQQWSIDERGTFWSAVWDYCGVIGQPGPRDLINGDVMLDARFFPDASLNFAENLLIKHGPEDALIFRGEDKVSYRWSWDQLHSTVSKLQQAFRAMGLGRGDRISAMMPNIPETIACMLAAASIGTIWSSCSPDFGEQGVLDRFGQIEPKLFITCDAYWYNGKLQDVSDEVRNVAPKLGCAVMVVGYAGDAEALAASLADGRTMDAATIPFTARPVEYEQLPFGHPLYILFSSGTTGVPKCIVHSAGGTLLQHLKEHRFHSGVGDGDKLFYFTTAGWMMWNWLASGLASGATLCLFDGSPFAPTGNVLWDYAAEEKFAVFGTSAKYIDAIRKGGIEPLKTHDLSELHHITSTGSPLSQEGFSFVYEGIKPDVQFASISGGTDILSCFVLGNPVKPVWRGEIQGPGLGLAVDVWDDEGKPVRRERGELVCTRAFPSMPVGFWNDKEGAKYRAAYFERFDNVWWQGDFAEWTEHDGLIIHGRSDATLNPGGVRIGTAEIYNQVEQLDEVAEAICIGQDWEDDVRVILFVRLAPGLELDANLEKKIKTKIRTGASPRHVPAKIIEVADIPRTKSGKIVELAVREVVHGRPVKNKEALANPEALELFAIAKALLAQ
- a CDS encoding SDR family oxidoreductase, whose product is MSPLSGKRAIITAGASGIGRVVAKKMIEAGARVAVCDIDPASVSSFSSDYPEATAVVCDVADPASVPAALQSMLAGLGGGVDILFNNAGIAGPTAAIEDVSPEDWARTVDVNLTAQFLFIRGVMAGMKTQRSGVILNMSSAAGRLGMPMRTPYAAAKWAVIGLTQSLAMEVGQFGIRVNAILPGSVRGPRMERVMSARAELTGRPLAEIEAEEVATISLGRMIEPEEIADLAVFVASDAGRSISGQSLGVCGNTEILR
- a CDS encoding ABC transporter ATP-binding protein, whose product is MLEINNLSKIFGSLKAVDGVSLKLGRGEIRGLIGPNGSGKSTTMNLISGSLKPSAGDVSLDGVRVEGFPSHRVARLGLVRTFQLTRVYTSGTLLEAVALGVRAAQGSAWNPKRWIPTGETAKINIAAFEALERMGLASRANEPAGNLPGGLRRVLSIATALAARPRILLLDEPLAGLHATEKAEVSTRVEQLRADGISILLVEHDMKSVMRLCDRITVLNFGRVIAEGKPEEIGRHPEVIKAYLGQKRNSDA
- a CDS encoding branched-chain amino acid ABC transporter permease, whose translation is MQILLNCLSLTSFYLCFALGLALVFGVMRIINFAHGEFFMIGAYATYLCISTLSPQLGGPVAWAIGAIVAAAVTGLLGLVLHRIMVVPLGDKPLAIFISTLALSYVIQTIVFQIFGPVGLSIAPPMRGVVNFGGAILPASRLVVIGVAAVLAAGLWVFLMRSEAGRRIRAVAQNPRGALLQGIRTEKVGRLTLILGSSIAGICGAAMGPISQISPFMGAGALWKAFIIIIVGGIGNIWGAVAAAAIFGVLDTLMSQFGAGRFLALTSAAVMLFVLSVKPSGLFGEKE
- a CDS encoding branched-chain amino acid ABC transporter permease, which encodes MSAFRRDLMTVCALGAALVVGGFVGSNYMLGVFVLFGMTSILVLSYRTITTMGGWSFAHIAIMGIGGYSVAILSKPPFDLPVLVAIVAGGLFAALFAALLSYPVLQTRQYYFFLSTFAAGEALRQCFIQFREITGGTSGIAFIERPEILPNPSSTLEFLCLVAAVLVLLGIFYASLDASDAGLKIKAVGEDEALSSSIGIDAWALRALAFILGSFGAGIAGGLFATYNGIVSPSDINAMLMFKVVAACVIGGTTRFSGPILGLLFLTLIEEIFRFVPEFVPMIWGVFVIIAILFGQWARGRLMVWRIKNA
- a CDS encoding ABC transporter substrate-binding protein codes for the protein MNVLTRLLIAGVLAGGALGTSAAAEDTIKVGVVQPQAGECAQWGVPITRGVQIWAEEFNANGGIADATGKKHKIEVTGYDNNCYTAGDELNAFRRAILDDKVKFILQTFTPASRQAVAEITTENKVLTTSYGAGYLGPKYPFLIGSVTGSPASYMFLVSHLLESRPEIKRVAIVTADHSFGQAALAYYKAGLAPYLDRVEIVYSQPYDPASTSDMLGLATPVIASNPDLIVELGFTPGQQALFVESTEQLGYKGLYGSEGWTMGLVTERVPAAEVAGRIFSAYVVDASEPNFSPRVSAFYKTYVEKFDEKEWSALASVAYAAMTTIEAGIQKSSDPTGAGVRDALFASDTVDQPLFGPSRWGGSEIFGANNWLMTPLPVYVTDDKGGVKVTAVVDVAAWWNAHKDAALPALSEGGQVSAK